The following proteins are co-located in the Neofelis nebulosa isolate mNeoNeb1 chromosome 18, mNeoNeb1.pri, whole genome shotgun sequence genome:
- the IL32 gene encoding interleukin-32 isoform X1, whose product MWSSKSRGRSACGRDCPVTREPAPGLVETRDAVSRPPCASVGQAEGPGRGRGSAEPAVKSCIPVTAFESAAPASPSLGQPVSRDREGQVGRNPIEFMRHQMHQLVDIFCDRTQDQSRGAQQQRLSLGEVEDGFNEIMLEAVDLHHDQNNDEESSPLLPEVRQELRSRVLRSSVLDLEEKEHPAVQKTEESFCDRALRLFRRLVYQLQLKWQAALAWVRGTVAAGLQAFCDAVEAIWSAFNSFCTSVAQVFRSAVQA is encoded by the exons ATGTGGTCCTCCAAG AGCCGTGGACGTTCCGCGTGTGGCAGGGACTGCCCTGTGACCAGGGAGCCGGCACCAGGTTTGGTGGAGACCCGTGATGCCGTGTCCAGGCCACCCTGCGCTTCTGTGGGGCAAGCCGAGGGTCCGGGCAGGGGACGTGGGTCTGCAGAGCCAGCTGTCAAGAGCTGCATACCTGTCACCGCCTTCGAGAGCGCCGCCCCTGCCAGCCCGTCCCTTGGCCAGCCCGTCAGccgggacagagagggacag GTGGGCAGAAATCCTATTGAATTTATGAGGCACCAAATG CACCAGCTGGTGGACATCTTCTGTGACAGGACCCAAGACCAATCCCGAGGAGCACAG CAACAGAGGCTCAGTCTGGGAGAGGTGGAG GATGGCTTCAACGAGATCATGCTGGAAGCCGTGGACCTTCACCATGATCAGAACAACGACGAG GAATCCAGTCCGTTACTTCCCGAAGTGCGGCAGGAGCTGCGTTCCAGAGTCTTGAGGTCCTCCGTCCTTGACCTGGAAGAGAAGGAGCACCCCGCGGTCCAGAAGACGGAGGAGAGCTTTTGTGACAGAGCCCTGAGGTTGTTCCGGAGGCTGGTCTACCAACTGCAACTGAAGTGGCAGGCCGCGCTGGCGTGGGTGAGGGGGACGGTGGCCGCCGGCCTTCAGGCCTTCTGCGACGCGGTGGAGGCCATCTGGAGCGCCTTTAACAGCTTctgcacctcagtggctcaggtGTTCAGGAGCGCCGTCCAGGCCTAG
- the IL32 gene encoding interleukin-32 isoform X2 has translation MWSSKVGRNPIEFMRHQMHQLVDIFCDRTQDQSRGAQQQRLSLGEVEDGFNEIMLEAVDLHHDQNNDEESSPLLPEVRQELRSRVLRSSVLDLEEKEHPAVQKTEESFCDRALRLFRRLVYQLQLKWQAALAWVRGTVAAGLQAFCDAVEAIWSAFNSFCTSVAQVFRSAVQA, from the exons ATGTGGTCCTCCAAG GTGGGCAGAAATCCTATTGAATTTATGAGGCACCAAATG CACCAGCTGGTGGACATCTTCTGTGACAGGACCCAAGACCAATCCCGAGGAGCACAG CAACAGAGGCTCAGTCTGGGAGAGGTGGAG GATGGCTTCAACGAGATCATGCTGGAAGCCGTGGACCTTCACCATGATCAGAACAACGACGAG GAATCCAGTCCGTTACTTCCCGAAGTGCGGCAGGAGCTGCGTTCCAGAGTCTTGAGGTCCTCCGTCCTTGACCTGGAAGAGAAGGAGCACCCCGCGGTCCAGAAGACGGAGGAGAGCTTTTGTGACAGAGCCCTGAGGTTGTTCCGGAGGCTGGTCTACCAACTGCAACTGAAGTGGCAGGCCGCGCTGGCGTGGGTGAGGGGGACGGTGGCCGCCGGCCTTCAGGCCTTCTGCGACGCGGTGGAGGCCATCTGGAGCGCCTTTAACAGCTTctgcacctcagtggctcaggtGTTCAGGAGCGCCGTCCAGGCCTAG